A genomic stretch from Mycobacterium paraterrae includes:
- a CDS encoding DUF4436 domain-containing protein — MKLRTAGIAGVTIFVAAYIATIVLYGHTGMGRPHEISSGQPTRDGTTVICDVEELASVKGVLTANVTVVPGPGLLDPVTHGLKQDLGVAVTSAVLPTKRIWTKGTVPGVFPVSLTVTGDPSSWPFDRYETGPITVELFMGNAAPQRSSVTVFDRIPGWKVSLSDAGANVTPSPYHVVLHRSPSTAAFAAVILAVLITLAGLAFFVAVQTVAFKREFFPPMTTWYAALLFSVVPLRTALPDAPPIGFWVDVTVVLWVIVVLVISMALYVYCWFRHVKAKPPAA; from the coding sequence GTGAAGCTTCGCACCGCCGGCATTGCGGGCGTCACGATCTTCGTCGCGGCCTACATCGCCACGATCGTCCTCTACGGTCATACCGGCATGGGTCGGCCGCATGAGATTTCGAGCGGTCAGCCGACGCGCGACGGCACCACGGTGATCTGCGATGTCGAAGAACTTGCCTCGGTCAAGGGCGTGCTGACCGCCAACGTCACCGTCGTACCTGGGCCCGGCCTGCTCGACCCGGTGACCCACGGCCTCAAGCAGGATCTCGGCGTCGCCGTCACCTCCGCGGTGCTGCCGACCAAACGCATCTGGACGAAAGGCACTGTGCCAGGCGTCTTCCCGGTGTCGCTGACCGTCACCGGTGATCCTTCCAGCTGGCCCTTCGATCGCTACGAGACGGGCCCGATCACCGTCGAGCTTTTCATGGGTAACGCTGCGCCACAACGTTCGTCGGTCACGGTCTTTGACCGGATTCCCGGCTGGAAGGTCAGCCTCTCGGACGCCGGTGCGAACGTGACGCCGTCGCCGTACCACGTGGTGTTGCACCGATCGCCGAGTACGGCCGCATTTGCCGCGGTCATCCTCGCTGTGCTGATCACGCTGGCCGGGCTGGCTTTCTTCGTCGCCGTACAGACCGTCGCCTTCAAGCGGGAATTCTTTCCTCCGATGACGACGTGGTATGCAGCGCTGCTGTTTTCGGTGGTTCCGCTGCGCACAGCGCTGCCCGACGCGCCGCCGATCGGGTTCTGGGTCGACGTCACCGTGGTGCTCTGGGTGATCGTCGTGCTGGTGATCTCGATGGCGCTGTACGTTTACTGCTGGTTTAGGCACGTGAAGGCGAAACCGCCGGCGGCCTAG
- a CDS encoding mycofactocin-coupled SDR family oxidoreductase: protein MTGRLADRVAFITGAARGQGRAHAVRMAREGADIIAVDIAGKLPSCVRYDSATPEDLAETVRLVEATGRRIISAVTDVRDFDGLRDVVGDGVAKLGRLDIIVANAGITAPQAWNEITPESFRDVMDINATGTWNTVMAGAQKIIDGGRGGSVILISSAAGMKFQPFMVHYTASKHAITGMARAFAAELGVHSIRVNSVHPGPVNTAMGSADMAGALANFTETSPHLANTLTPFLPIWVAEPEDIADTVCWLASDESRNITAAAIPVDQGSTQY from the coding sequence ATGACCGGGCGGCTCGCGGACAGGGTGGCATTCATTACCGGCGCGGCCCGCGGCCAGGGTCGCGCGCACGCCGTGCGGATGGCTCGCGAAGGCGCGGACATCATCGCCGTCGACATTGCCGGCAAGCTGCCGTCGTGCGTGCGATACGACTCGGCGACGCCGGAGGACCTCGCCGAAACCGTGCGGCTCGTCGAAGCCACCGGTCGTCGAATCATTTCCGCGGTCACTGACGTTCGCGATTTCGACGGTCTACGTGACGTGGTGGGCGACGGCGTGGCGAAACTGGGGCGACTGGACATCATCGTCGCCAACGCCGGGATCACGGCGCCGCAGGCCTGGAACGAGATCACGCCCGAATCGTTCCGCGACGTGATGGACATCAACGCGACGGGAACGTGGAACACGGTGATGGCCGGCGCACAGAAGATCATCGACGGCGGACGCGGCGGATCGGTCATCTTGATCAGCTCCGCCGCAGGTATGAAGTTTCAGCCGTTCATGGTGCACTACACCGCGAGCAAGCACGCCATCACCGGGATGGCGCGCGCGTTCGCCGCCGAACTGGGTGTCCATTCGATCCGGGTCAACAGTGTGCACCCTGGTCCGGTCAACACGGCAATGGGCAGCGCCGACATGGCCGGCGCCCTGGCGAACTTCACCGAGACCAGCCCGCACCTGGCGAACACGCTCACGCCGTTTCTGCCCATCTGGGTTGCCGAGCCAGAGGATATCGCCGACACCGTGTGCTGGCTGGCCAGCGACGAATCGCGAAACATCACCGCGGCGGCGATCCCCGTCGACCAAGGCTCCACCCAATACTGA
- a CDS encoding phosphotransferase family protein produces the protein MAIPRYPDDVTAEWLSAVLGAGTPVELSAVDVIPIGTGQTGAAYRVSVRYAEPGSLPDTFVIKLPAQDDTVRDRVAIGYRSECAFYTGVVSHVKVPTPQCFYCEISDDALDYALLLADQAPAVQGDQIAGCGDREARLAVTALAGLHGPSWCDPVWLDFPGIAFARPDEASAGGLGEVARMSADITLDKLGDRMSTADRETFANSMILVTPWLLAERDRFALLHGDYRLDNLLFFPDGAAVTIVDWQTLGVGLPARDLSYFTATSLKPELRASIERDLVDDYHRALTSYGVTGYDAETCWRDYRLGVIQALLISALGFAFSTATDRGDDMVLTMLARGCQAIRDLGTLELVGEYASAS, from the coding sequence ATGGCTATTCCTCGATACCCGGACGACGTCACCGCCGAATGGCTGTCGGCAGTATTGGGCGCCGGCACGCCGGTGGAGTTGTCGGCCGTAGACGTGATCCCCATCGGGACGGGTCAGACCGGCGCGGCCTATCGGGTCTCGGTGAGATACGCCGAACCGGGCAGTTTGCCCGACACGTTCGTGATCAAATTGCCGGCGCAAGACGACACCGTCCGCGACCGGGTTGCCATCGGCTACCGCAGCGAGTGTGCCTTCTACACCGGCGTCGTCAGTCACGTGAAAGTGCCTACGCCGCAGTGCTTTTACTGCGAGATTAGTGACGACGCACTGGACTATGCGTTGCTTCTGGCCGACCAGGCGCCGGCGGTGCAAGGTGACCAGATCGCTGGGTGCGGCGATCGGGAAGCCCGGCTGGCTGTGACGGCGCTGGCCGGTCTGCACGGACCGAGCTGGTGTGATCCGGTGTGGCTCGACTTCCCCGGTATCGCCTTCGCCCGACCCGACGAAGCGTCGGCGGGTGGTCTGGGGGAAGTCGCGCGAATGAGCGCCGACATCACACTGGATAAACTCGGTGATCGCATGAGCACGGCCGATCGCGAGACATTCGCCAACTCAATGATTTTGGTGACGCCTTGGCTGCTCGCCGAGCGGGACCGCTTCGCGCTGCTGCACGGCGACTACCGACTCGACAACCTCTTGTTCTTCCCCGATGGAGCCGCCGTGACGATAGTGGACTGGCAGACGCTCGGGGTCGGCCTGCCGGCGCGCGACCTCAGTTACTTCACCGCGACCAGCCTCAAGCCCGAGCTGCGCGCTTCGATCGAGCGCGACCTTGTCGACGACTACCATCGCGCGCTGACCAGCTATGGGGTCACTGGCTACGACGCGGAAACCTGTTGGCGCGACTACCGACTCGGCGTGATCCAGGCGCTGCTGATATCCGCGCTGGGATTCGCTTTCTCCACCGCCACCGACCGCGGCGACGACATGGTGCTCACCATGCTGGCGCGCGGCTGCCAGGCGATCCGTGACCTCGGGACGTTGGAACTGGTCGGCGAGTACGCGTCAGCGTCCTGA
- a CDS encoding NDMA-dependent alcohol dehydrogenase translates to MKTNAAVLREFNAEWSIEEIDLDGPQDGEVLVSFEAAGLCHSDHHVRTGDLPVPLPIVGGHEGAGVVREVGSGVRDLKVGDHVVASFLPACGRCRWCASGHQNLCDQGAMLLSGAQLDGTFRRRSGDRDVGAACFLGTFAQYGTVPDSSVVKVDDDLPLSRACLLGCGVTTGWGSAVNTAKVRPGDTVVVIGCGGIGSGAIQGARLSGAEKIVVIDTAEGKRDKAFEFGATHFVTSMTEATALVGDLTHGVMADSALLTVGLAEGHMVGEALDIIRKGGAVVLTALASVTDVTPTLPMTMFTLFQKRLLGSLYGEANPRADIPRLLNLYREGKLLLDEAVTTEYKLNDINEAYDDMLAGRNIRGVIIHDH, encoded by the coding sequence ATGAAGACGAATGCCGCGGTTCTGCGGGAGTTCAACGCGGAATGGAGCATCGAGGAGATCGACCTTGACGGTCCGCAGGACGGCGAGGTCCTGGTGTCGTTCGAGGCCGCCGGGCTCTGCCACTCAGATCATCATGTCCGCACCGGCGATCTTCCCGTTCCGCTGCCCATCGTCGGTGGCCACGAAGGGGCCGGCGTCGTGCGCGAGGTCGGTTCGGGCGTACGGGACCTCAAGGTGGGCGACCATGTAGTGGCGTCGTTTCTTCCGGCATGCGGGCGCTGCCGATGGTGTGCCAGTGGCCATCAGAATCTGTGCGACCAAGGCGCAATGCTTCTGAGCGGCGCTCAACTCGACGGGACGTTCCGGCGCCGGTCCGGGGACCGCGACGTTGGCGCCGCATGCTTCTTGGGCACATTCGCCCAATACGGCACGGTGCCCGACAGCTCCGTCGTCAAGGTCGACGACGACCTTCCCTTATCGCGCGCGTGCCTGCTTGGCTGCGGGGTCACCACCGGGTGGGGATCAGCGGTCAACACAGCCAAGGTGCGCCCGGGCGACACTGTCGTAGTGATCGGCTGCGGCGGCATCGGCAGTGGCGCCATTCAGGGCGCGCGACTGTCCGGCGCGGAGAAAATTGTCGTCATCGATACCGCAGAAGGCAAACGAGACAAGGCCTTTGAGTTCGGAGCGACTCATTTCGTCACGTCCATGACCGAGGCCACCGCGCTGGTCGGCGACTTGACCCACGGGGTGATGGCCGACTCGGCTTTGCTGACGGTCGGGCTGGCCGAGGGCCACATGGTCGGCGAGGCGCTGGACATCATCCGCAAAGGCGGCGCCGTGGTGTTGACGGCGCTGGCATCGGTCACCGACGTGACGCCGACACTGCCGATGACGATGTTCACGCTGTTTCAAAAACGCTTGCTGGGCAGCCTGTACGGCGAGGCCAACCCGCGCGCCGATATCCCTCGACTGCTGAACCTCTACCGGGAGGGCAAGCTTTTGCTCGACGAGGCAGTGACAACGGAATACAAACTCAACGACATCAACGAGGCGTACGACGACATGTTGGCGGGGCGCAATATTCGCGGTGTGATCATCCACGATCACTGA
- a CDS encoding maleylpyruvate isomerase family mycothiol-dependent enzyme → MADSDDAFVLAATAEQRRQFAALISDLDDAQLATPSLCTGWDVKTVAAHVVSTVLDGTPGFLRMAVRCGSLSRGIDVLARRRAQAPIADILSELREHATRPISSPVFGPRGPLTDVLIHTGDVRIPLGLTFEPDARHAASAMDFVTTGWPIGFVPLGRLRGIRLSANDVSRSWRDGVEVSGPVAALLMSVCGRTAALPELDGPGVDVLRRRLSAQ, encoded by the coding sequence TTGGCTGACTCCGACGATGCGTTCGTTCTCGCGGCGACCGCCGAGCAGCGGCGTCAATTCGCAGCGCTGATCAGCGACCTCGACGATGCTCAGTTGGCCACACCGAGCCTCTGCACGGGCTGGGACGTCAAGACGGTCGCCGCCCACGTGGTCAGCACCGTGCTCGACGGGACACCGGGTTTCCTTCGGATGGCGGTTCGATGCGGCAGCCTCAGTCGCGGAATCGACGTGCTTGCCCGGCGTCGCGCACAGGCACCGATCGCCGACATCCTGTCCGAACTCCGTGAACATGCCACGAGACCGATCTCCTCACCGGTCTTCGGGCCACGGGGCCCGCTGACCGACGTCCTGATCCATACTGGCGACGTCAGAATTCCACTCGGCCTGACCTTCGAGCCAGATGCCCGGCACGCGGCGTCGGCGATGGATTTCGTCACCACCGGCTGGCCGATCGGCTTCGTGCCGCTGGGCCGCCTCCGGGGAATCCGATTGTCAGCCAACGACGTATCCCGCTCCTGGCGGGACGGCGTCGAGGTCAGCGGTCCGGTGGCCGCGTTGTTGATGAGTGTCTGCGGGCGCACGGCCGCGCTGCCCGAGCTGGACGGGCCGGGAGTCGATGTCCTGCGTCGTCGACTGTCGGCTCAGTGA
- a CDS encoding adenylate/guanylate cyclase domain-containing protein, with the protein MAIRYAAGLACGHLIGSADAAAIVIPLHGQYSGIAQAYFSPTSLITAAIIVVLGAAAVAGGGVANLVPVLRWFVGGRQPSADQRRAATRLLTRQSILLTAVWATSGLSFLILNPAGFSELWLPTLLAVVFGGSAAASLSLLLTQRSLRPIMVAATQGTEGLVVAPSVLTRLVGMWLLGSGLPCLAIAGLVLTRSNGWIIQKTGSVEMPILVVTLVAILIGLPVMIMTSRSISDPVREVVDAMAHVERGDIDTFVGVYEKSEIGRLQSGFNRMVAKIGERDRLRDLFGRHVGADVARRAIEAGTSLSGDVREAAILFIDLLGSTTLAANRPPQEVAQVLNDFFRIVVGAVDDHRGLINKFQGDAALAVFGAPLTLDNPASHALATARRIRHELHRLPQVDFGIGVSAGPVFAGNIGAEKRYEYTVVGDAVNEAARLADFAKTLDQRIACSAAVVERANAAECRHWGSNSEVVLRGRTDPTQIWTPAEETDFG; encoded by the coding sequence ATGGCGATCCGCTACGCGGCCGGACTGGCATGCGGCCACTTGATCGGCTCTGCGGACGCCGCGGCGATCGTCATTCCTTTGCACGGTCAATACTCCGGGATCGCGCAGGCGTACTTCTCGCCGACCAGCCTGATCACCGCGGCGATCATCGTTGTGTTGGGGGCCGCAGCCGTGGCCGGTGGTGGTGTGGCGAATCTTGTTCCCGTCCTGCGCTGGTTTGTCGGTGGCCGGCAGCCGAGTGCCGATCAGCGACGGGCGGCGACGCGACTGCTCACTCGGCAGTCGATTCTGCTAACGGCGGTCTGGGCGACCAGCGGACTGAGCTTTCTCATTCTGAATCCTGCTGGCTTTAGCGAACTTTGGCTTCCCACGTTGTTGGCGGTGGTATTCGGGGGGAGTGCCGCGGCAAGTCTCAGTTTGTTGCTCACTCAGCGATCGCTTCGCCCTATCATGGTCGCCGCGACGCAGGGGACCGAGGGACTGGTAGTCGCGCCGAGTGTGTTGACCCGATTGGTGGGCATGTGGTTGTTGGGAAGCGGACTGCCATGTCTGGCGATCGCGGGTCTGGTGCTGACTCGTTCGAACGGCTGGATTATTCAGAAAACCGGATCGGTCGAAATGCCGATCCTGGTCGTGACGCTGGTCGCGATTCTGATCGGTCTGCCGGTGATGATCATGACGTCCCGGTCGATCTCGGATCCGGTGCGTGAGGTCGTCGACGCCATGGCGCACGTCGAGCGCGGCGACATCGACACCTTCGTCGGCGTCTACGAGAAGTCTGAAATCGGCCGTCTGCAAAGCGGATTCAATCGGATGGTAGCGAAAATCGGCGAACGCGACCGGCTGCGCGACCTGTTCGGTCGTCATGTCGGAGCCGACGTGGCCCGTCGCGCGATCGAAGCGGGCACGTCGTTGTCCGGCGATGTCCGAGAGGCGGCAATCCTGTTCATCGATTTGCTCGGTTCGACGACGCTGGCGGCGAACCGGCCACCCCAGGAAGTGGCGCAAGTCCTCAACGACTTCTTTCGCATCGTCGTCGGCGCTGTCGACGACCACCGCGGGCTGATCAACAAGTTCCAGGGCGACGCGGCGCTGGCAGTCTTCGGAGCGCCGCTGACACTGGACAATCCGGCGTCTCACGCTTTGGCCACGGCTCGCCGCATTCGTCACGAACTGCATCGGCTCCCGCAGGTCGACTTCGGCATCGGTGTGTCGGCGGGACCCGTATTCGCGGGCAACATCGGCGCCGAAAAGCGTTACGAGTACACCGTTGTCGGCGACGCTGTCAACGAGGCGGCACGGTTGGCCGACTTCGCCAAGACCCTCGACCAACGCATCGCCTGCTCGGCGGCGGTGGTAGAGCGCGCGAACGCTGCCGAGTGTCGCCACTGGGGTTCGAACAGCGAGGTGGTGCTGCGTGGTCGTACGGACCCGACACAGATCTGGACTCCGGCGGAAGAGACCGACTTTGGCTGA
- a CDS encoding aldehyde dehydrogenase family protein: MTETVKVRFEPKMMIDGKLVDGRAGTFTNINPATEEPLGEVADASKEDMHRAIDAARRAFDETDWSTNKELRKRCLLQLHEAIESEIDELREELILEVGSPRAITFGPQLDAPLQDGLKYPARLIDEYAWETDLGDRVISLTGANTSIKQWREPVGVVGAIVPWNFPFEVTLNKLGQALGTGNTVVLKPAPNTPFNATRLGRLIAEKTDIPAGVVNVVTASDHFVGEELTLSPKVDLISFTGSTVVGKRIMEKGAATMKRLFLELGGKSATIVLEDADFGLACAIGIAPCMHAGQGCANPTRMLLPRSRYEEGVAILKSIYENVTCGDPQDPGTLCGPVISQRQFERVTGYIKKGVEEGATALVGGPGAETGFDKGYFIRPTLFTDVDNKMTIAQEEIFGPVLSVIPFDDEEDAIRIANDSPYGLAGNVMSGSLEHSLAVARRIKAGFIGVNGGAPYGADVPFGGYKDSGVGRQNGIAGFDQYTEVKSVGYPVG; encoded by the coding sequence ATGACTGAGACTGTAAAGGTCCGCTTCGAGCCGAAGATGATGATCGACGGCAAGTTGGTGGACGGCCGGGCGGGAACCTTCACCAACATCAACCCGGCCACCGAAGAGCCGCTCGGCGAGGTGGCCGACGCGTCGAAAGAGGACATGCACCGCGCCATCGACGCCGCCCGCCGTGCCTTCGACGAGACCGACTGGTCGACCAATAAAGAACTCCGCAAGCGCTGCCTACTGCAATTGCACGAAGCGATCGAGTCCGAGATCGACGAACTGCGTGAGGAGCTCATCCTCGAAGTTGGCTCACCCAGGGCCATCACCTTCGGGCCGCAACTCGACGCGCCGTTGCAGGACGGACTGAAGTACCCGGCTCGGCTGATCGACGAATACGCGTGGGAGACCGACCTTGGCGACCGAGTGATCAGCTTGACTGGCGCCAACACGTCGATCAAGCAGTGGCGCGAGCCGGTCGGCGTGGTCGGGGCGATCGTGCCGTGGAACTTTCCGTTCGAGGTCACCCTCAACAAGCTCGGTCAGGCGCTTGGCACCGGCAATACGGTCGTGCTCAAGCCGGCGCCCAACACTCCGTTCAACGCGACTCGGTTGGGCCGGTTGATCGCCGAGAAGACCGACATCCCGGCCGGCGTCGTCAATGTTGTCACGGCGTCGGATCACTTCGTCGGAGAGGAACTCACGCTCTCACCCAAAGTCGACCTGATCTCGTTCACCGGGTCGACTGTGGTCGGCAAGCGGATCATGGAAAAGGGAGCGGCCACCATGAAGCGGCTGTTCCTCGAATTGGGCGGAAAGTCGGCAACCATTGTCTTGGAGGACGCCGACTTCGGACTCGCCTGTGCGATCGGCATCGCCCCCTGCATGCATGCCGGTCAGGGCTGCGCCAACCCGACCCGGATGCTGCTGCCGCGGTCGCGCTACGAAGAGGGTGTCGCGATCCTCAAGAGCATCTACGAGAACGTCACCTGTGGCGACCCGCAGGACCCCGGAACGCTGTGTGGACCGGTGATCTCGCAGCGCCAGTTCGAGCGCGTCACGGGTTACATCAAGAAGGGCGTCGAGGAAGGCGCCACCGCGCTGGTCGGTGGACCCGGCGCCGAAACCGGTTTCGACAAGGGATACTTCATCCGCCCAACGCTTTTCACCGATGTCGACAACAAAATGACAATCGCGCAGGAAGAGATCTTCGGCCCGGTGCTATCGGTCATTCCCTTCGACGACGAGGAAGACGCGATCCGGATCGCCAACGACAGCCCCTACGGTCTGGCGGGCAACGTGATGTCGGGGTCGCTGGAACACTCCCTGGCGGTCGCCCGGCGAATCAAGGCCGGGTTCATCGGTGTCAACGGTGGCGCGCCCTACGGTGCCGATGTCCCGTTCGGCGGCTACAAGGACAGCGGTGTCGGTCGCCAAAACGGCATCGCCGGGTTCGACCAGTACACCGAGGTGAAGTCGGTGGGATACCCCGTCGGCTGA
- a CDS encoding acyl-CoA dehydrogenase family protein — MDFSYPPEVEQVRKELRAWLAENLTDEVIAANRGRGKDEAAFQTLRAWNATMADAGWAAVSWPQEYGGRGAGVLEQLVCAEETTRARVPVHLNVIGMNNIAPAIMQYGTEVQKRTLLPRMMRADDIWCQGMSEPEAGSDLASLRTRAVRDGDHFVVNGQKIWTSLGHRAQWCQLYVRTDPEAPKHKGISCLILDMSLPGIEVRPLVTMSGEADFAEVFFNDVRVPTNALLGPENGGWAIATTTLSHERAGAARLYTEMQNRLQELVTDLADVKIDNRPVLEDPATLRRLGEIAVRIKYLEVLCQRSISAILHGGDAYGTASIAKTIWGEVGQDIAALAFDLIGMDPAGRRWADYRLTSRSLTIAGGTTQINKNITAQRILGLPRS, encoded by the coding sequence GTGGATTTCTCATACCCACCAGAGGTGGAACAGGTCCGCAAGGAACTCCGCGCGTGGCTGGCCGAGAACCTGACCGACGAGGTCATCGCCGCCAACCGCGGCCGGGGTAAAGACGAAGCCGCGTTCCAGACGCTCCGAGCATGGAACGCGACCATGGCCGACGCGGGCTGGGCCGCGGTCTCTTGGCCGCAGGAGTACGGCGGTCGCGGGGCGGGGGTGCTCGAACAGCTGGTCTGCGCGGAGGAGACCACCCGCGCCAGGGTCCCGGTCCACCTAAACGTGATCGGGATGAACAACATCGCGCCGGCGATCATGCAGTACGGGACCGAAGTACAGAAGCGCACGCTGCTGCCGCGGATGATGCGCGCCGACGACATTTGGTGCCAAGGGATGTCGGAACCGGAAGCCGGCTCCGACCTCGCCTCGCTTCGCACTCGCGCCGTCCGCGACGGTGACCATTTCGTCGTCAACGGTCAGAAGATTTGGACTTCGCTGGGTCACAGGGCCCAGTGGTGTCAGCTGTACGTGCGCACCGACCCGGAGGCGCCGAAGCACAAGGGCATCTCGTGTCTGATCCTCGACATGTCGTTGCCTGGCATCGAGGTTAGGCCGCTTGTCACGATGAGCGGCGAGGCAGACTTCGCGGAGGTGTTTTTCAACGACGTCCGGGTTCCCACGAACGCTTTGCTCGGCCCCGAGAACGGCGGCTGGGCAATCGCCACCACCACGCTGAGTCACGAACGAGCGGGAGCCGCAAGGCTTTACACCGAGATGCAAAATCGGCTGCAAGAGTTGGTCACCGATCTGGCCGACGTCAAGATCGACAATCGGCCGGTCCTCGAGGACCCGGCGACGCTTAGGCGTCTCGGCGAAATCGCGGTACGGATCAAGTATCTCGAGGTGCTGTGCCAGCGGTCGATCTCGGCGATCCTGCACGGTGGCGATGCGTATGGCACGGCAAGCATTGCCAAGACGATCTGGGGAGAGGTAGGCCAAGACATCGCGGCACTCGCCTTCGACCTGATCGGGATGGACCCCGCCGGACGCCGCTGGGCCGACTATCGCTTGACCTCGCGTTCGCTGACCATCGCCGGCGGCACGACGCAGATCAACAAGAACATCACCGCCCAACGAATTTTGGGCTTGCCTCGCTCATGA
- a CDS encoding acyl-CoA dehydrogenase family protein → MNLELSEELIALRDTVRAFVSERASVSTFVRPMLDDDTGTTDVVWRGLADLGVTGLLVPLEHDGAGMTMVEAGVVAEELGAGLYPGPWLSSAVAAARALTRFEVPLDVAAPLLTGIADGSTIATVGPLHGPRPAVVNDGLRGAIKGVWDVASADVLLVVADDRNGTGLFAIQPTADGITSTLQAGIDQTRKRFDVTLDDVTAQRLGSVSHENLEALVDDVTIAWAADALGAARALLNLVIEYAKVRRQFSQPIGAFQAVQHLCVGMYETVELARSGVIHALWAADTGDRPERHAAAMRTKAFAGRLAAVGDTAIQLFGGIGYTWEHDAHLYLKRLLSWNAFLDGSDRYLVQLGAEFAAAVLG, encoded by the coding sequence ATGAATCTCGAACTGTCCGAAGAACTGATCGCGCTGCGAGATACTGTGCGGGCTTTTGTCAGCGAAAGAGCTTCCGTATCAACGTTTGTCCGCCCGATGCTGGACGACGACACCGGCACCACCGACGTGGTGTGGCGTGGCCTCGCCGATCTCGGCGTCACCGGACTGCTGGTACCGCTGGAACACGATGGCGCCGGGATGACGATGGTCGAGGCCGGTGTCGTAGCCGAAGAACTCGGCGCCGGACTGTATCCAGGGCCCTGGCTGTCCAGCGCCGTCGCCGCGGCCCGCGCCCTGACCCGCTTCGAGGTGCCGCTCGACGTGGCGGCACCACTGCTCACCGGGATCGCCGACGGCTCGACCATTGCCACCGTCGGCCCGCTGCACGGACCTCGCCCGGCCGTCGTCAACGACGGGCTGCGCGGCGCGATCAAAGGCGTGTGGGATGTTGCCTCGGCCGACGTATTGCTGGTCGTGGCCGACGATCGCAATGGCACAGGACTTTTCGCGATCCAACCCACGGCGGATGGAATCACCAGCACACTGCAGGCGGGGATCGACCAAACGCGCAAGCGATTTGACGTCACTCTCGACGATGTCACGGCACAACGGCTGGGCAGCGTGAGCCACGAGAACCTTGAGGCTCTGGTCGACGACGTGACGATCGCGTGGGCCGCCGACGCGCTCGGTGCGGCTAGGGCACTACTGAATCTCGTCATCGAATACGCCAAAGTGCGAAGGCAATTCAGCCAGCCGATCGGCGCCTTCCAGGCGGTCCAGCACCTGTGCGTCGGCATGTACGAAACGGTCGAACTGGCCCGCAGCGGTGTCATCCACGCGCTGTGGGCCGCCGACACCGGTGACCGGCCCGAGCGACATGCGGCCGCCATGCGCACCAAGGCGTTCGCGGGCCGACTGGCCGCCGTCGGCGACACGGCCATTCAGCTGTTCGGCGGCATCGGGTACACCTGGGAGCACGATGCGCACCTCTATCTCAAGCGCCTGCTGAGCTGGAACGCGTTTCTGGACGGGTCCGACCGCTACCTGGTGCAGCTGGGTGCGGAGTTCGCTGCCGCCGTTCTGGGTTGA